Proteins encoded together in one Campylobacter concisus window:
- the epsC gene encoding serine O-acetyltransferase EpsC, with the protein MWESLKELVQTVREKDPSVHSCCFLAILINTPGIHAVLFHKISHFLYEKKWFFLARLISQIARFLTGIEIHPGAKIGRRFFIDHGMGVVIGETAEVGDDVMMYHQVTLGGTGKECGKRHPTVKNGVTIAAGSKILGAITIGENAKIGANSVVLKNVPANATVVGIPARVVRVNGTKFEPEFII; encoded by the coding sequence ATGTGGGAGAGTCTAAAAGAGCTAGTTCAAACCGTCCGTGAAAAAGACCCATCGGTGCATAGTTGTTGCTTTTTGGCGATACTTATAAACACTCCTGGCATCCATGCGGTTTTGTTTCATAAAATTTCTCATTTTTTATATGAAAAAAAGTGGTTTTTTCTAGCTAGACTCATCTCGCAAATAGCAAGATTTCTAACAGGCATCGAGATCCACCCAGGGGCAAAGATAGGTAGGAGATTTTTCATAGATCACGGCATGGGCGTGGTTATCGGCGAGACGGCTGAGGTCGGTGATGATGTGATGATGTATCATCAAGTGACACTTGGCGGCACTGGCAAAGAGTGTGGCAAACGCCATCCAACCGTTAAAAATGGCGTGACTATCGCCGCTGGCTCAAAGATACTTGGTGCCATAACTATCGGTGAAAATGCCAAGATCGGCGCAAACTCAGTCGTGCTAAAAAACGTCCCAGCAAATGCAACCGTAGTTGGCATACCTGCAAGGGTTGTCAGGGTAAATGGGACAAAATTTGAGCCAGAATTTATCATTTAA
- the cysK gene encoding cysteine synthase A: MIYDNIVKTIGNTPIVKVKTGADEAEIYVKLEFFNPGGSVKDRIAFNMITKMLADGTLKHGDTIVEPTSGNTGIGVAMCGAALGFKVILCMPESMSIERRKIVAAYGAHLELTPAAGGMKAAIAKATELASQPNHVMLSQFENKYNPQAHELTTAAEIVADFSKLDAFVAGVGTGGTISGVAKVLKEKGYDTKIIAVEPEASPVLSGGNPGPHKIQGIGAGFLPNTMDMSLVSEVEKVSNDDALNAARAIAKSDGLMIGISGGASYVAAKRVAKRLGAGKKVLFIAPDNGERYLSTELYGA, translated from the coding sequence GGCTGAAATTTACGTAAAATTAGAGTTTTTTAATCCAGGCGGCTCTGTAAAAGATAGGATCGCATTTAATATGATCACAAAAATGCTAGCTGATGGCACACTAAAACATGGCGACACTATCGTTGAGCCAACAAGCGGAAATACAGGTATCGGCGTAGCTATGTGCGGTGCTGCACTTGGCTTTAAAGTGATCCTTTGCATGCCTGAGAGCATGAGTATCGAAAGACGCAAGATCGTGGCTGCATATGGTGCTCATCTTGAGCTAACTCCTGCAGCTGGCGGTATGAAAGCAGCGATCGCAAAAGCTACTGAGCTAGCTTCTCAGCCAAACCACGTAATGCTAAGCCAGTTTGAAAACAAGTATAACCCACAAGCTCACGAGCTAACAACAGCTGCTGAGATCGTGGCTGACTTTAGCAAGCTTGATGCCTTTGTAGCAGGCGTTGGCACAGGCGGCACGATAAGCGGCGTGGCAAAGGTTCTAAAAGAAAAAGGCTATGACACTAAGATCATCGCAGTAGAGCCTGAAGCATCACCAGTTTTAAGTGGCGGCAACCCAGGACCACATAAAATTCAAGGCATCGGAGCTGGATTTTTACCAAATACAATGGATATGAGCCTAGTTAGCGAAGTAGAAAAAGTAAGCAATGATGACGCACTAAACGCAGCTAGAGCGATCGCAAAGAGCGATGGCTTGATGATAGGCATAAGTGGCGGCGCTTCTTACGTGGCTGCAAAAAGGGTGGCTAAAAGACTTGGCGCTGGCAAAAAAGTGCTTTTCATAGCTCCAGATAACGGCGAGAGATACCTAAGTACAGAGCTTTACGGAGCGTAA